From Brassica oleracea var. oleracea cultivar TO1000 chromosome C3, BOL, whole genome shotgun sequence, a single genomic window includes:
- the LOC106336211 gene encoding somatic embryogenesis receptor kinase 4-like isoform X1: MEWPRSFIWLILLSDLLLRAVGNSEGEALTAFKDSLSDPTNALQSWDNQNSVSPCTWFHVTCNPENRVVRVDLGNAKLSGQLVPQLGQLPNLQYLELYSNNITGEIPKELGDLRELVSLDLYQNRLSGPIPSSLGKLDKLRFLRLNNNNLSGEIPLSLTAVSLQVLDVANNQLNGDIPVNGSFSLFTPISFANNNLRQHPPSPPPPISTPPPSPPVSRSRMTAAVAGGVAAGAAVLFACPAIAFAWWIRSRSQDRFFDVPAEENPEVHFGQLRRFSLRELLVATDNFSHKNVLGRGGFGKVYKGRLADGSLVAVKRLKEERTQGGELQFQTEVEMISMAVHRNLLRLRGFCMTPTERLLVYPYMANGSVASCLRERLEGNPALDWPKRKHIALGAARGLAYLHDQCEQKIIHRDVKAANILLDEEFEAVVGDFGLAKLMNYNDSHVTTAVRGTIGHIAPEYLSTGKSSEKTDVFGYGVMLLELITGQKAFDLARLANDDDIMLLDWVKEVLKEKKFESLVDEELEGKYEEKEVEQLIQMALLCTQISSLERPKMSEVVRMLEGEGLAEKWEEWQNEEILTNDSNYLQVGTEWFIPISNSLIENDYPSGPR, encoded by the exons ATGGAATGGCCACGTAGCTTTATTTGGCTGATCCTTCTTTCCGATTTGCTTCTCAGAGCCGTCGGAAACTCAGAAGGTGAGGCTTTAACTGCGTTTAAGGACAGCTTATCTGATCCTACCAACGCACTCCAAAGCTGGGATAATCAGAACAGTGTTTCTCCATGTACATGGTTTCATGTTACTTGCAATCCTGAGAACAGAGTTGTCCGTGT TGACTTGGGGAATGCAAAACTGTCTGGTCAACTTGTGCCACAGCTTGGTCAGCTTCCAAACTTGCAGTACTT GGAGCTTTACAGCAACAACATTACTGGGGAGATACCAAAAGAGCTTGGAGACTTGAGGGAACTGGTTAGCTTAGATCTTTACCAGAACAGACTAAGCGGTCCTATCCCATCCTCGCTTGGCAAACTAGACAAACTCCGCTTCTT GCGTCTTAATAACAACAACTTGTCTGGCGAAATTCCATTGTCTTTGACTGCTGTGTCACTGCAAGTTCT GGATGTCGCAAACAATCAACTCAATGGAGATATTCCTGTTAATGGTTCCTTCTCGCTTTTCACTCCTATTAG TTTTGCCAATAATAATTTACGGCAGCATCCACCCTCTCCGCCTCCTCCTATCTCTACTCCACCACCTTCACCTCCAGTGTCAAGGAGTCGAATGACTGCAGCAGTTGCAGGGGGAGTTGCTGCAGGTGCAGCAGTTCTATTTGCATGTCCAGCCATTGCGTTTGCTTGGTGGATAAGAAGTAGATCACAGGATCGCTTTTTTGATGTACCTG CTGAAGAAAACCCAGAGGTTCATTTTGGACAACTCAGAAGGTTTTCACTGCGTGAACTGCTTGTTGCTACAGACAACTTTAGCCACAAAAATGTATTGGGCAGAGGTGGTTTTGGTAAAGTGTATAAAGGACGTTTAGCCGACGGCTCTCTAGTGGCTGTCAAAAGGCTAAAGGAAGAACGTACCCAAGGTGGAGAGCTTCAGTTCCAAACCGAGGTCGAGATGATTAGTATGGCTGTTCACAGGAACTTGCTTCGTCTTCGTGGCTTTTGCATGACTCCAACTGAAAGATTGCTCGTTTATCCCTATATGGCTAATGGAAGTGTTGCTTCTTGTTTAAGAG AACGACTTGAAGGTAATCCAGCACTTGATTGGCCAAAAAGGAAGCATATCGCTCTGGGAGCAGCAAGGGGGCTGGCATATTTACATGATCAGTGCGAGCAAAAAATCATTCACCGTGACGTGAAAGCTGCCAACATATTGTTAGATGAAGAATTCGAAGCTGTGGTTGGAGATTTTGGGCTAGCAAAGCTCATGAATTATAATGACTCTCATGTGACAACTGCTGTGCGCGGTACGATTGGGCATATTGCACCTGAGTACCTTTCGACGGGAAAATCCTCTGAGAAAACTGATGTTTTTGGATACGGTGTCATGCTTCTTGAGCTCATCACTGGACAAAAGGCTTTTGATCTTGCTCGCCTTGCTAATGATGATGATATCATGTTACTCGACTGG GTGAAAGAGGTTTTGAAAGAGAAGAAGTTTGAAAGTCTTGTGGACGAAGAGTTAGAAGGGAAATACGAGGAGAAAGAAGTGGAGCAGCTGATCCAAATGGCTCTGCTATGCACTCAGATTTCTTCTTTGGAACGTCCTAAAATGTCGGAAGTGGTGAGGATGCTTGAAGGAGAAGGTTTAGCTGAGAAATGGGAAGAATGGCAAAATGAAGAGATTTTGACAAATGATTCTAACTATCTTCAAGTTGGCACTGAATGGTTCATCCCAATTTCCAATTCCCTCATCGAAAACGATTATCCCTCGGGTCCCCGATAA
- the LOC106336211 gene encoding somatic embryogenesis receptor kinase 4-like isoform X2 — MEWPRSFIWLILLSDLLLRAVGNSEGEALTAFKDSLSDPTNALQSWDNQNSVSPCTWFHVTCNPENRVVRVDLGNAKLSGQLVPQLGQLPNLQYLELYSNNITGEIPKELGDLRELVSLDLYQNRLSGPIPSSLGKLDKLRFLDVANNQLNGDIPVNGSFSLFTPISFANNNLRQHPPSPPPPISTPPPSPPVSRSRMTAAVAGGVAAGAAVLFACPAIAFAWWIRSRSQDRFFDVPAEENPEVHFGQLRRFSLRELLVATDNFSHKNVLGRGGFGKVYKGRLADGSLVAVKRLKEERTQGGELQFQTEVEMISMAVHRNLLRLRGFCMTPTERLLVYPYMANGSVASCLRERLEGNPALDWPKRKHIALGAARGLAYLHDQCEQKIIHRDVKAANILLDEEFEAVVGDFGLAKLMNYNDSHVTTAVRGTIGHIAPEYLSTGKSSEKTDVFGYGVMLLELITGQKAFDLARLANDDDIMLLDWVKEVLKEKKFESLVDEELEGKYEEKEVEQLIQMALLCTQISSLERPKMSEVVRMLEGEGLAEKWEEWQNEEILTNDSNYLQVGTEWFIPISNSLIENDYPSGPR; from the exons ATGGAATGGCCACGTAGCTTTATTTGGCTGATCCTTCTTTCCGATTTGCTTCTCAGAGCCGTCGGAAACTCAGAAGGTGAGGCTTTAACTGCGTTTAAGGACAGCTTATCTGATCCTACCAACGCACTCCAAAGCTGGGATAATCAGAACAGTGTTTCTCCATGTACATGGTTTCATGTTACTTGCAATCCTGAGAACAGAGTTGTCCGTGT TGACTTGGGGAATGCAAAACTGTCTGGTCAACTTGTGCCACAGCTTGGTCAGCTTCCAAACTTGCAGTACTT GGAGCTTTACAGCAACAACATTACTGGGGAGATACCAAAAGAGCTTGGAGACTTGAGGGAACTGGTTAGCTTAGATCTTTACCAGAACAGACTAAGCGGTCCTATCCCATCCTCGCTTGGCAAACTAGACAAACTCCGCTTCTT GGATGTCGCAAACAATCAACTCAATGGAGATATTCCTGTTAATGGTTCCTTCTCGCTTTTCACTCCTATTAG TTTTGCCAATAATAATTTACGGCAGCATCCACCCTCTCCGCCTCCTCCTATCTCTACTCCACCACCTTCACCTCCAGTGTCAAGGAGTCGAATGACTGCAGCAGTTGCAGGGGGAGTTGCTGCAGGTGCAGCAGTTCTATTTGCATGTCCAGCCATTGCGTTTGCTTGGTGGATAAGAAGTAGATCACAGGATCGCTTTTTTGATGTACCTG CTGAAGAAAACCCAGAGGTTCATTTTGGACAACTCAGAAGGTTTTCACTGCGTGAACTGCTTGTTGCTACAGACAACTTTAGCCACAAAAATGTATTGGGCAGAGGTGGTTTTGGTAAAGTGTATAAAGGACGTTTAGCCGACGGCTCTCTAGTGGCTGTCAAAAGGCTAAAGGAAGAACGTACCCAAGGTGGAGAGCTTCAGTTCCAAACCGAGGTCGAGATGATTAGTATGGCTGTTCACAGGAACTTGCTTCGTCTTCGTGGCTTTTGCATGACTCCAACTGAAAGATTGCTCGTTTATCCCTATATGGCTAATGGAAGTGTTGCTTCTTGTTTAAGAG AACGACTTGAAGGTAATCCAGCACTTGATTGGCCAAAAAGGAAGCATATCGCTCTGGGAGCAGCAAGGGGGCTGGCATATTTACATGATCAGTGCGAGCAAAAAATCATTCACCGTGACGTGAAAGCTGCCAACATATTGTTAGATGAAGAATTCGAAGCTGTGGTTGGAGATTTTGGGCTAGCAAAGCTCATGAATTATAATGACTCTCATGTGACAACTGCTGTGCGCGGTACGATTGGGCATATTGCACCTGAGTACCTTTCGACGGGAAAATCCTCTGAGAAAACTGATGTTTTTGGATACGGTGTCATGCTTCTTGAGCTCATCACTGGACAAAAGGCTTTTGATCTTGCTCGCCTTGCTAATGATGATGATATCATGTTACTCGACTGG GTGAAAGAGGTTTTGAAAGAGAAGAAGTTTGAAAGTCTTGTGGACGAAGAGTTAGAAGGGAAATACGAGGAGAAAGAAGTGGAGCAGCTGATCCAAATGGCTCTGCTATGCACTCAGATTTCTTCTTTGGAACGTCCTAAAATGTCGGAAGTGGTGAGGATGCTTGAAGGAGAAGGTTTAGCTGAGAAATGGGAAGAATGGCAAAATGAAGAGATTTTGACAAATGATTCTAACTATCTTCAAGTTGGCACTGAATGGTTCATCCCAATTTCCAATTCCCTCATCGAAAACGATTATCCCTCGGGTCCCCGATAA
- the LOC106336212 gene encoding non-specific lipid-transfer protein-like protein At2g13820, translating into MASRTMETSILMIFTVVALMSGERAIAVDCSSLILNMADCLSFVTNGSTVEKPEGTCCSGLKTVVRSGPECICEGFKNSASLGVTLDLAKAASLPSACKVAAPPSARCGLAVSASPPASAPEISPTAGAGAPSSSSEANAATPVPVPAGSSDASLVSVSFASALFIAFISSSFY; encoded by the exons ATGGCGTCAAGAACAATGGAAACATCTATTCTCATGATCTTCACGGTGGTCGCATTAATGTCCGGCGAGAGAGCCATCGCAGTGGACTGCTCCTCGTTGATACTAAACATGGCTGATTGTTTGTCGTTCGTGACGAATGGTAGTACGGTGGAGAAGCCTGAAGGAACATGTTGCTCAGGTCTCAAGACTGTGGTTAGGTCAGGACCTGAATGTATTTGTGAGGGTTTCAAGAACAGTGCCTCTCTTGGTGTTACTCTTGATCTTGCTAAAGCTGCTTCTCTTCCTTCAGCTTGTAAAGTTGCTGCCCCTCCATCTGCTCGTTGTGGCC TCGCTGTCTCTGCATCTCCACCTGCTAGTGCCCCTG AAATATCTCCCACGGCCGGAGCAGGTGCGCCATCTTCGTCAAGTGAAGCAAATGCGGCAACTCCAGTTCCAGTCCCGGCGGGGAGTTCCGATGCGTCTTTGGTCTCTGTCTCTTTTGCGTCTGCTCTCTTTATCGCCTTCATCTCTTCTTCTTTCTATTGA